The Tenacibaculum jejuense genome includes a window with the following:
- a CDS encoding CYTH domain-containing protein — translation MSVEIERKFLVKDNRFINEASKKVYIKQGFLNSDKERVVRVRLKDDQGFLTIKGKSNASGTTRFEWEKEIPKTEAEDLFNLCEKGIIEKYRYLVIIDNHTYEVDEFLGDNLGLIVAEIELSSENENFVKPDWLDKEVTGETKYYNSNISKLPYKDWSL, via the coding sequence ATGAGTGTTGAAATAGAACGTAAATTCTTAGTAAAAGATAATAGATTTATAAACGAAGCTTCGAAAAAAGTGTATATCAAACAAGGGTTTTTAAATTCTGATAAAGAGCGTGTAGTTAGAGTTCGTTTAAAAGATGATCAAGGCTTTTTAACTATTAAAGGAAAATCAAATGCTTCTGGAACCACAAGATTTGAATGGGAAAAAGAAATACCGAAAACAGAAGCTGAGGATTTATTCAATTTATGTGAAAAAGGAATTATTGAAAAATACAGATATCTTGTCATAATAGATAATCACACTTATGAAGTAGATGAATTTTTAGGTGACAATTTAGGTTTGATTGTTGCTGAAATAGAACTTTCAAGTGAAAACGAAAACTTCGTAAAACCAGATTGGTTAGATAAAGAAGTCACTGGTGAAACTAAATATTACAATTCTAACATTAGTAAATTACCTTATAAAGATTGGTCATTATAA
- the trhA gene encoding PAQR family membrane homeostasis protein TrhA: MQSRNKVSEYSKEEEYLNVLTHAIGLFASCIAFSFLIFKACCYVNVWYQISFIIYGISLITLYAASTFYHKATDPVKRKRLKVFDHAAIFMLIAGSYTPFCLVALKSDLGLRMFLIVWTFALVGIIFKLFFTGKLKHVSTVMYVLMGWLVVFFIQPLMESLSSEGTNYLIGGGVFYTIGAILYSIKKIPFNHAIFHVFVLLGSLCHFWAIYNL; encoded by the coding sequence ATGCAAAGCAGAAACAAAGTAAGTGAGTATAGTAAAGAAGAAGAGTATTTAAATGTACTCACACATGCAATTGGTTTATTCGCAAGTTGTATTGCATTTTCTTTTTTGATATTTAAAGCATGTTGCTATGTTAACGTTTGGTATCAAATAAGTTTTATTATTTACGGAATAAGTTTAATAACACTATATGCAGCATCTACGTTTTATCATAAAGCAACAGATCCAGTTAAAAGGAAACGATTAAAAGTTTTCGATCATGCAGCAATTTTTATGCTTATTGCAGGAAGTTATACTCCTTTTTGTTTGGTTGCTTTAAAATCTGATTTAGGTTTACGAATGTTCCTAATTGTTTGGACTTTCGCTTTGGTAGGAATAATTTTCAAATTGTTTTTTACAGGAAAGTTAAAACATGTATCTACAGTAATGTATGTATTAATGGGGTGGTTAGTAGTATTTTTTATTCAACCATTAATGGAAAGTTTATCTTCAGAAGGAACTAATTATTTAATTGGCGGTGGAGTTTTTTATACTATTGGAGCTATTTTGTATTCAATAAAGAAAATACCTTTTAACCATGCTATTTTTCATGTTTTTGTATTGTTAGGAAGTCTTTGTCATTTTTGGGCCATTTACAACTTATAA